The Dreissena polymorpha isolate Duluth1 chromosome 8, UMN_Dpol_1.0, whole genome shotgun sequence genome includes the window GCAGCTCAAGCTACATAATACCCCAAATATATATGTATCAAATTAAGGTATATCAAACAAACTCGTATGCTTGTTGCTGCTTTAACAACTTATTGACCATCGTCTTACATACTATATTAGATTTTAAGGCGCATACATATAATtagttattatgtaaaataataagTGAAAGTCAGGAATAATCATCTGTTTGATTATAGAAAATGTAAGGAAGCGAACGTGTTTGAGCTAAGCACTTGTATGCTTCAACTAGCAATTTTTATGGGTTGAAATATGAAATAGGAAATTTAGTAATTGACtactatgaaaaaaaacatgccttgcaaaaaaaatctaacataagaaataactagagctttgtcacaaaagaaatttaaaatattcacattgctttgtttaacaaataattggTAAGTTCAAGGCCACATAATAtacacttcatggtgatgacatatttcGAGTAAAAATGGTATCGCAGAGAAATGTTAAAGTTGCTTCAATAGAATCACTTGATAAATGTTAAAGTAAATCGCTCCATAAATGTTCTGCAATCAAAATGGCCAAATTAAACGCACATAAGTCAGGTACCTATCTTTGACTTGACTTGAAAACGAAGTATGTCATATGTACTCTTCATGATGATGACATATGTCAAGTTTCATTTTAGTCTCTGTGAATTGTACgtgttgtttaaatgtaaatctgTTGTCGATTGTGACCCATGTAAAGAGTAAGTATGCTGGTCTTTATATTATAGTGAATGGTTGTTAAGGGTCAATATTCCACGACTGAACTTTGATGTTGATGGGGAGTTAAAAAATGGTCTCTTTACTTCCACATCGTGTTGGAGGCGTTCTGTAGGTACAAGAAGAAAGCAATGGTTCTTGGCCTGCAATTCGTCTTCTATAACTTTGGCAAGATGTGTTGTCTGGTCTCCCATACGCTTGTATTTTCTTTAATCGGCTCAGTTTGATGCTGCTCGTTGTCTCCAGGTACAACTGTATGCACTGTTAAATAACGCATGGAAATGGAATACtctatacatatttaattttgtgttatgCATTATTTCACATACGTGTCTGGATATCAAGCAATAAACAGTACctaacaaaataattaaagttttgaaacAAGTACGATTGTTTCGTTTGGTTAAGCTGTATCACGTTCGTTTTCCTTGTTATCACAGCTACACACGaccataaaatatttcaaatatccaGTTATATATGCGTATATTTTAACGTGTTATGGCTCTCCAGTCTCGTTCTTATACACTCTAAGAACTCAACCAACTCGAATGTTTTGACTGATAAAACGTTTTTTTGGATTCAACCACAGCCAACGGTTGATTAAATGCTGTATCATGCGTCACATACATGATGCCATGATTAACAATAAACGGATGGGGTACTTTTTTCCGACTTGAATTTAAGTGATCTGGGAAAGGATATTATTTTTGGCGGACGCACTTATCAATCTTTGAAACGATTCACCTGACTACACTGTAGAAAACACGTTATAGTGTATTCATTTcttcaatttattattttgaaacgaTGCTTATTTGTTATGTCAATCTTTTTGGATACTATACTAGCGTGCAAGATTATTTCAAATTCATATGTGGTGTATCGCGTTCACACTTAAACTAAAAGGTATACTGCAATTATAAAAAACTATCCATGTACTCAAGTATTCGGTGTCATGCACTGGTCGACACCGTCTATTATTACCGCTGGTGTCCCGTGCGTTTTCATCGATATGCATCAATATTGTTTGTGACATTCTTTCAGTTCGCTCTGTTCCTATTGAGCGGCTCAATCGACTTCTGCTTAAAGTGacgttttatatgaatgtacacaaaTACAAAAGCCGTAATTGGTTGGAAAGTTGTATGTCATGTCAGTGGACACAAATACAGTAGCCGAAATGAAGGGTCTATGTCATGTTAAAGGACACAAATACCTGAGCCATAATGGCGGTTGGAAAGGTTTATGTCATGTTAAAGACACAAATACAATAGCCGTAATGGTGGTTGGAAAAGTCTATGTCATGTTAGAGGACACAAATACAGGGTTGAAAGGTCTATGTCATGTTAGAGGACACAAATACAGTAGCCGTAATGGCTTGGAAGGGTCCATGTCATGTTAGAGGACACAAATACAGTAGCCGTAATGGCTTGGAATGGTCTATGTCATGTTAAAGGACACACATACAGGAGCCGTAATGGCGATTGTTTTTGGCTGAGTTTTGATTTTGTATCTATGTGGGTGGAAAGATCAAGCCACACGTATAAGTGACAACTTAATAAAATCCACTTTCACATGTAAgtcaatataatacataaatataaactaCATATCTCGGACACTACTTCTCACCTGTTAAGTTAATTCTTAGTTCAATACAGCCATCGAGAATATGTCATCGTGAACGTGTAAAAGGTAATATTTTGTGCGTTTGGATTAGGTAGCATGTCTTTAACCAACCGATCATACGGCGTTACTTATTGAAATAACTTCGTCAACAAAAAACAGTCCAAAAAAGGGTATCTTACTATTCACTTTCCCGGAGTCGTTCAATAAAATATGAGTCTGAATCATGTGACATTGTACGCTGTgatataatgtaaaaaaacaacaacagtgcaCTATGCATATggataaaatatgataaaaaacaacaacaatgcacTATGCATATggataaaatatgataaaaaacaacaacaatgcacTATGCATATggataaaatatgataaaaaacaacaacaatgcacTATGCATATGGATAAAATATGACCTGATAAGGCAAAGGACAATAATCTCAAAGCTCCTAAAGCAAATAAAAAACTGAATTGAACCTCAAgtattaatttagaaaaaaacaacttctTTGGAAAATGAAATGTTTTCTGCTTTCATACTGAAAAAAGATTAATTGTTGTAGCTATAATTAGGTGGACAAACACTGGACATTCCTTCTCAAGGCTACTTCATGTCATTTGTACAGACATGCAAACATTAGGAGATTGAGTTTCTATTCCGACAATTATATCAATGCCGCAGGCGACTTCAGACATCTTCTAACATAAGTGTACTAAACAATCACGAAGCATGTTTATATGTATCGTAGTAAAATAACTGTACAAAAGGGAAATACTACATGCATTATGAGTCGTTAAGTCCTTAAAATAAccattctgttgttgttttttttattaaaaaaatttaaaacattttatcataCTAATGTTATGCCACCAAATGTTATAACATTACATCTATTTACTTATTATTAACACATTCTGATAAATGATTATAACTAAGGGTATCACTTTTAATCGTTtaacggtcgcgtttcgtgttttggtcaaaaacgtttacaaaaactgttaacgtttaaacgacagtcaatatcaatataaatcagtTTAGTTCATTACTTTACGACGTTGCAAAGCTTGTTaacagctgctgaaaaagactcgtattaaaaactatttgtatcaCGTGCACCACATGCcccttattcacaataccgttaacataacaatacaccatgtacggactagacgtcttgaatatatAACGCGCGTCATCACGAAATTCCCGCCTTTTGTTGCATGAGCATGACCCGAATCGTCTTGACCATTCGACGCGCGTCGGCACGAAGTGCACGAGGAAAATTTTCCGACGTTTATTCATCGGCATTCATTTCAAGAGATATGGCGAACAATCTCCGTATAggaatatttttacataaattgaagtatgcatcttttgatgtacatcgtgttaagtaaaacattgacaattttaaaaccggTTTACTCTTATTTAAGGTATGTTGGTTCGATAATAATTcgtctttgttacaaaatattacggcatgtaagtagacaaagtgtaacccaatggttcgacaacgacgagaacagttggttttaatatgacgtcattgcgcgaatgggatatgcactaaaTATAACTTCCGGAAATAATTGCTACTTTCAggtcattgtgtcacaccggtctttactgacctgtgtgaatgcgcgctaagcattgtgggaaacggacttttttccatcatggcgttggtaaacataataaacacggaagtgaaaaatggtaattaattattatcaaaaacaggccccatcaaaccgggccagctgtaatatgcTATTGCCTTGTTAAGTCGTGGGTAATTGTGTataaatcggtaaaatattttattaactaaaGAGTTCAAATCAATTAAGATTTAATTTCACAAGTATAACCCTTTGTTAATCAATTTGGATACTTTTTGCTGATTTAAACGAATACAAAAACTTCtaactatttgttttgtttacatcatGTCAAGCGGCCATCTTGGAAATACGTTCTCATTGAGTCgtggattctgattggctgttgtATGTAAGCAAATATGTCATGCTGTAAACACACTAATGCAATATAAACTGCAGGTTACATTCTTTATTGAATGTTATATGCAAACCAAGTAagtgttttattgtgtgtgtgtgtgtgtgtgtgtgtgtgtgtgtgtgtgtgtgtgtgtgtgtgtgtgtgtgtgtgtgtgtgtgtgtgtgttttataactaatttatttcaaacaataatcataaaattttattgaaatacatatgcaattttattttctataacaataaataattttaaatgataaacaaattagTTGATCAATAATTAAGAATTAAAACAGCAAAATTCTGTTAATAAAGCTAATGCAAGAAAAGTCAATAAACAGTTATTGCAAAATATCTTcacaattgattttattgacaaatATGCAAAAGTAATTGCTGTGCATAAACTCAATAATTACTTGATAGTCACTTACTATttacacaacaacaaaaacaattataaacattaaatactgATGGAATGAAATTAACTGAtccataacaatttaataaaaatactatttaaacaaCCTAACAGATGCAGTAACTGTCAAAAGATTTAACACTCTCTTTCAGCACAATGCGGACAGAAGAAATCAGATAGCCGGCGCACTACTCTGATCTGTGAACAAAATCGCAGATGGCACCAATGATCACACGCTGTGCACTGGGCCCATTTGACGATCACAAGTTCATCACACTGATCCAATCCTGGCGGTGAAAACTTCTTGCATATACAACAGTTGTTAGCTGGATCTTCGTCTTCAATTTCGCTTTCAATGTCAGAGTCCACGATATTTCCTTTGCTTGTGCTTGGTTGGGGTGATTTGTGCAAATTTTGTTTTGAtctatttgttttttcttttgtgtTATTTTCTTCTCTCTGTTGTTGGTATTCTAGCAGCTGAAAGTATGTACAGTCTTCTGTAATGGCCTTTCCACCCATTTTTGGTTTCTTCTTTTTGTCCTGTGTCTTATTTTTATTAGCTTTTGGTTTTTCAAGTTTGGCTTTTGGAGCTGTTTCCATTAACTTTTCATCTAGGAGCTCTTTCATGGTCCTAATTGGCAATTCTGGAATGATTTTGGGGAATGATTTAGACGGCACTATCATTTCTGCTGGTACTTTTGTCGGATCAAATGGCGATATGCCAGCTTTCCGGAATCCAGACTGGATTGTTGCTGGTGTCATGGATTTTAAGTAAGCCTTCCCGGACAAGTCAGCTATGTCATATTTTGTTATGACTCTTCCCCTCTGCTTAGCCATGTATAGATGGCATTCATTGTGGAAAATAGACTTGAACGGCCCAAAACATGTAATGTCCAATGGTTGGAGGGCATGAGAACTGTGTGGGGGTAGCACAAACAGTATGACATTGTGCTCTCTTGCCCAGTTGACTATGTCAATGGAGACATGTGAAGCATGGCCATCATATATGAGCAGTATAGGTTGGGAAATGTCACCTGATCCTCGTTGAACAAATTTCAGAAAGTGTTCTTCAAGGTACTTCATCAATACCTCCCCGTTTACCCATCCAGAATCCGACATGGCGTAGTTGGCACCAACTGCTGCATTTTTCAATAGGTCATCGTTTGTCCGTTTTCCCTTGAACACATAGTAAGGGGGTAGAGCTGTTCCGGCCGCATTTACGCACGCTACAATGGTTGTGGTGCCTGTATTCGGAGAGGTGACAGCTTGAGTTTTGCTTGACGAAACTCCTGTGATAACCTTTGATGGTCGATGCTCTGGCTGAATGCCAGTCTCATCCAGATTATAAATTAGATGTGGCTTACAC containing:
- the LOC127842492 gene encoding uncharacterized protein LOC127842492, whose translation is MRQKQKQPIRLMKCKAYSREMMMSAYKAVKDDHLPVDRAAIMYGVPKQTLRDRVLNKVKISSRWGKDSLFTHEEEELLVSHLEGLAQVGYGINRSQLNILAGDLAVKLGRRLTDSKLSNNWYYAFLRRWTHRLKVIKPRGLSSTRAAAVTQENIDSYFRDLDAILTKYSLKCKPHLIYNLDETGIQPEHRPSKVITGVSSSKTQAVTSPNTGTTTIVACVNAAGTALPPYYVFKGKRTNDDLLKNAAVGANYAMSDSGWVNGEVLMKYLEEHFLKFVQRGSGDISQPILLIYDGHASHVSIDIVNWAREHNVILFVLPPHSSHALQPLDITCFGPFKSIFHNECHLYMAKQRGRVITKYDIADLSGKAYLKSMTPATIQSGFRKAGISPFDPTKVPAEMIVPSKSFPKIIPELPIRTMKELLDEKLMETAPKAKLEKPKANKNKTQDKKKKPKMGGKAITEDCTYFQLLEYQQQREENNTKEKTNRSKQNLHKSPQPSTSKGNIVDSDIESEIEDEDPANNCCICKKFSPPGLDQCDELVIVKWAQCTACDHWCHLRFCSQIRVVRRLSDFFCPHCAEREC